From Kineosporia succinea, the proteins below share one genomic window:
- a CDS encoding DUF885 domain-containing protein gives MNADLDALGQKYFTTQHTLEPFNSTLLGLSEFDHLAGDPSIAAGEEAAATFATVLGGLEAIDPEKLTADEKVDHGVLTSLVRGAHGDATHALWAASTSAGGYVSRQGLIFQAVPAMTITDDEGAERYLRRLRAIPGVLRTLAARGAQEAERGRPSARVGLEQAVGQIEASLRSDLTEDDLLAPAVGHAVRERAADVVAGQIRPALAELAAAHRARLAHARDDDRAGICFVEGGEAGYDDAVRRHTTTGLTAAEVHDLGLSLVDELRGRWAEIGSRALGLSDLPAIAARLREDPSLRYASADDMIARCQAALAKAESAAGRAFDLGSIPPCQVQSIGGVDAEGSATAYYRPPALDGSRSGVFFLTTAGATETPRYDCEALTFHESVPGHHLQLSSLQQLEIPYWRRSIDTELGAFTEGWGLYAERLADDLGLYSDDLQLLGMLSLSALRAARLVVDTGMHAFGWSRQQAEQYMRDNTTATETEIRTEIVRYIGWPGQALGYAIGRQEILRLRETSGLGLTEFHRRVLGHGSLPMNVLADVVLAGT, from the coding sequence GTGAACGCCGATCTCGACGCCCTGGGGCAGAAGTACTTCACCACCCAGCACACCCTCGAGCCGTTCAACTCCACGCTGCTGGGCCTGAGCGAGTTCGACCACCTGGCGGGCGATCCCAGCATCGCGGCCGGCGAGGAGGCCGCGGCGACCTTCGCCACGGTCCTCGGCGGCCTCGAGGCCATCGACCCCGAAAAGCTCACCGCCGACGAGAAGGTCGACCACGGCGTCCTCACCTCGCTGGTGCGGGGCGCCCACGGCGACGCCACCCATGCGCTCTGGGCGGCCAGCACGTCGGCCGGTGGTTACGTCTCCCGGCAGGGACTGATCTTCCAGGCCGTCCCGGCCATGACGATCACCGACGACGAGGGCGCCGAGCGGTATCTGCGGCGACTGCGGGCGATCCCGGGCGTGCTGCGCACGCTCGCGGCGCGGGGTGCGCAGGAGGCGGAGCGCGGAAGGCCCTCCGCACGAGTGGGTCTCGAGCAGGCCGTCGGCCAGATCGAGGCCTCCCTGCGCAGCGACCTGACCGAGGACGACCTGCTCGCACCGGCCGTCGGCCACGCGGTGCGGGAACGGGCGGCGGACGTGGTGGCCGGGCAGATCCGCCCGGCTCTCGCCGAGCTCGCGGCCGCCCATCGGGCCCGGCTGGCGCACGCACGGGACGACGACCGGGCCGGCATCTGTTTCGTGGAGGGCGGCGAGGCGGGGTACGACGACGCCGTGCGCCGTCACACCACCACCGGCCTCACGGCGGCGGAGGTGCACGACCTGGGGCTCTCGCTCGTCGACGAGCTGCGCGGGCGCTGGGCCGAGATCGGTTCCCGGGCGCTGGGTCTCAGCGACCTCCCGGCGATCGCGGCGCGGCTGCGCGAAGACCCGTCGCTGCGGTACGCCTCGGCCGACGACATGATCGCGCGCTGCCAGGCCGCGCTGGCCAAGGCCGAGTCCGCCGCCGGGCGGGCCTTCGACCTGGGCTCGATCCCGCCGTGCCAGGTGCAGTCGATCGGCGGCGTCGACGCCGAGGGCTCGGCCACCGCGTACTACCGGCCCCCGGCCCTCGACGGCTCGCGGTCCGGGGTGTTCTTCCTGACCACGGCCGGGGCCACCGAGACCCCGCGCTACGACTGCGAGGCCCTGACGTTCCACGAGTCGGTGCCCGGCCACCACCTGCAGCTGTCGTCACTGCAGCAGCTCGAGATCCCTTACTGGCGGCGGTCGATCGACACCGAGCTGGGTGCGTTCACCGAGGGCTGGGGCCTGTACGCGGAGCGGCTCGCCGACGACCTCGGGCTGTACTCCGACGACCTGCAACTGCTGGGGATGCTCTCGCTGTCGGCGCTGCGGGCGGCGCGGCTGGTGGTCGACACCGGCATGCACGCGTTCGGCTGGTCGCGGCAGCAGGCCGAGCAGTACATGCGCGACAACACCACGGCGACCGAGACCGAGATCCGGACCGAGATCGTCCGGTACATCGGCTGGCCCGGTCAGGCACTCGGTTACGCCATCGGGCGGCAGGAGATCCTGCGGCTGCGGGAGACGTCCGGGCTCGGCCTGACCGAGTTCCACCGGCGGGTGCTGGGTCACGGGTCGCTGCCGATGAACGTGCTGGCCGACGTGGTGCTGGCCGGGACCTGA
- a CDS encoding LacI family DNA-binding transcriptional regulator, which yields MQIPPGGKRPTIRDVAVVAGVSRGTVSRVLNGGSRVSQEAQDAVARAIADTGYTANHAARTLALGRSNTIAFLLSEPQHVLFEDPTFARLMGGCTSALAEHGLLLTLVTAGTPADRDRAVGYVAARHVDGVLLVSSHAVDPVAEELIATGVPTVVCGRFPGLESRISMVGADDLDGGRQMTSHLIERGSRTIAHITGQMDTPGGFARLEGYKQALVAAGLPVRPELIVHGDYSRESGYAGMGELLGRVPDLDGVFVASDLMAAGACAAVQETGRRIPDDVRVGGFDDAGVAEHLTPSLTTMRQPFERISREMVRLLLARIDGDGDASVFLPSSLVHRGST from the coding sequence GTGCAGATTCCACCGGGTGGGAAGCGTCCCACCATCCGTGACGTGGCCGTGGTGGCCGGCGTCTCCCGGGGCACCGTGTCCCGGGTGCTCAACGGCGGCTCGCGGGTCAGCCAGGAGGCCCAGGACGCGGTCGCCCGGGCGATCGCCGACACCGGCTACACGGCCAACCACGCCGCCCGCACGCTCGCGCTCGGCCGGTCGAACACCATCGCGTTCCTCCTCAGCGAACCGCAGCACGTGCTGTTCGAGGACCCGACGTTCGCCCGGCTGATGGGCGGCTGCACCAGTGCCCTGGCCGAGCACGGTCTTCTGCTCACCCTGGTCACGGCCGGCACCCCGGCCGACCGTGACCGGGCCGTCGGCTACGTCGCGGCCCGGCACGTCGACGGGGTGCTGCTGGTCTCCAGCCACGCCGTCGACCCGGTCGCCGAGGAGCTCATCGCCACCGGCGTGCCGACCGTGGTGTGCGGGCGTTTCCCGGGCCTGGAGTCACGCATCAGCATGGTCGGCGCCGACGACCTCGACGGCGGCCGGCAGATGACGAGTCACCTGATCGAGCGGGGCTCGCGCACCATCGCCCACATCACCGGGCAGATGGACACACCCGGTGGGTTCGCCCGGCTCGAGGGCTACAAGCAGGCGCTGGTCGCGGCCGGTCTGCCGGTGCGGCCCGAGCTGATCGTGCACGGCGACTACTCCCGCGAGAGCGGCTACGCGGGCATGGGCGAACTGCTCGGGCGGGTGCCGGACCTGGACGGGGTGTTCGTGGCCTCCGACCTGATGGCGGCCGGGGCGTGCGCGGCGGTGCAGGAGACCGGGCGCCGCATCCCCGACGACGTGCGGGTGGGAGGGTTCGACGACGCCGGGGTCGCCGAGCACCTCACCCCCTCCCTGACCACGATGCGCCAGCCGTTCGAGCGGATCAGCCGGGAGATGGTGCGCCTGCTGCTGGCCCGCATCGACGGTGACGGCGACGCCTCGGTGTTCCTGCCCTCGTCGCTGGTGCACCGCGGATCCACCTGA